One region of Ananas comosus cultivar F153 linkage group 9, ASM154086v1, whole genome shotgun sequence genomic DNA includes:
- the LOC109715263 gene encoding LOW QUALITY PROTEIN: putative disease resistance protein RGA1 (The sequence of the model RefSeq protein was modified relative to this genomic sequence to represent the inferred CDS: deleted 1 base in 1 codon): MALALVAESAASVVIEKLISTAVSYVGTCGAGPSTMQDEIQRLQQAFLRIRTILAFVEGGQTVTTKQNDVLDAWLWQLRDAVDQAEDVLDEMEYYELEKAVQAGDNKVQQGTALNLKRKFADFANNIFGNDDTVTRLREAVKALDNVAATSETLLQLVSQLYNSDVKRQQEDEIRNARETSSFLTEDTICGRDTEKERIVEWLTKPTSDEPENASATVEKVSAFTIVGMGGLGKTTLAQLIYHDEKVRQCFDLVLWVCVSDQFDVAMLTRKTLEAAGVWDSLGDKRLNTIQEILKEKLISKKFLLVLDDVWNDDKILEWDKFMAPLKFGKKGSKILLTTRMNSVVNTVAKVLQGKKESLKLSGLKEDDFILLFNKHAFAGENIDNHRNLQLIGQQIAKKLGGCPLAAKILGGCLNSWMDEKYWRRILNENFLNLRESEDNIRMILRLTYHHLPTSLQICFRYCSIFPKDSLFEKNELIHVWIGSGLIKKQVYEKRSLEDIGEEYLNHLARKSLFDIKISDYGSDRKQHYVMHDLLHDLAQFVSSGECMGVEGDGSRQIPKTIRHLFLNRVNSRMISNLKNLRTLIIIHSDKDYDAVAFNEVLKELKSLRLLQVSIVDYKFPDEVGKLIHLRYLSLWTFTQKEVSIVPQSVLDSITDFRGTEIDDSTLDGMSNLVQLRLLNIPAFVTAKIPWIGKVTLLQNLNYFHVREERGYNIDQLKDLQNLRKLCIRGLENVRSSEEAADANLIEKKNLDELSLDWSRNRSGGLEVDQPLLDNLKPHTNLKTLAIAGYAGVRSPHWMTATSLSNVTDINLYDCSRWENLPPFGQLPLLRLLNLQSMRAVKKLWCSRSGGGCAFPSLQELQLFDMPDLELFEGEHMFPLLNKLLIHSCPSLKGLPALPLTLNQLEIKEAGLTSLPMMQQDCSSGQGRASCSSSHPALSELRICECPNLTSLDGFMLQQQYFPALKSLSIERCENLRHLPEKFFQKLPSLERLTIEMCPNRTTHGILDDRLPETLEKPTLVSNGDLYLSLLESLPILAAIRYLSIVGCASMTSFPLAEVFPRLSQLCIRNCKELSSVDGLQALPSLESLQIGGCDALVELSLLQPPLGVASTSHTDMVLRPSMDLYIDRPALLRLEPLRSLSFVSSLSIHDGTELTSLDEQWLLQNRNSLKSLEIFEASSLVSLPTSMIDLQALRHLTIDDAPLLETIPELPASMNSLTITGCRPELKEYIEGSQKFANIRWVQVTEKSPY, from the exons GTACAACAAGGTACTGCACTCAACTTAAAAAGGAAGTTTGCTGATTTTGCTAACAATATCTTCGGAAACGACGACACCGTGACGAGGTTGAGGGAGGCCGTGAAGGCGTTAGATAATGTTGCTGCTACTAGTGAAACTTTACTCCAGCTTGTTTCGCAGCTATATAATTCGGATGTTAAGCGTCAACAGGAAGATGAGATACGAAATGCTCGTGAGACTAGCTCCTTTTTAACTGAGGATACGATTTGTGGCCGAGACACGGAGAAGGAAAGGATAGTTGAATGGTTAACAAAACCGACAAGCGATGAGCCGGAGAATGCTTCTGCAACTGTCGAAAAGGTCTCGGCTTTTACGATCGTTGGCATGGGTGGGTTGGGAAAAACTACTCTCGCGCAGCTCATCTACCACGATGAAAAAGTGCGGCAGTGCTTTGACTTGGTTTTGTGGGTGTGTGTTTCCGATCAATTTGATGTGGCTATGCTGACAAGAAAGACCTTAGAAGCGGCAGGGGTTTGGGATAGCCTCGGAGACAAGAGACTTAATACAATTCAAGAGATTCTTAAAGAGAAGCTGATCTCCAAGAAGTTTCTTCTCGTGCTGGATGATGTTTGGaatgatgataaaatacttgaatGGGATAAATTCATGGCTCCTTTAAAATTCGGAAAGAAAGGAAGCAAGATTCTCTTGACAACGCGAATGAATTCAGTGGTGAATACAGTAGCCAAAGTTCTACAAGGTAAAAAAGAATCTTTAAAATTGAGTGGGTTAAAAGAAGATGATTTTATACTACTTTTCAATAAGCATGCCTTTGCCGGAGAGAACATTGACAATCATAGAAACTTACAGTTGATTGGTCAACAAATAGCAAAGAAGCTTGGGGGATGCCCGTTGGCAGCAAAAATTTTGGGCGGATGTCTGAACTCTTGGATGGATGAAAAATATTGGAGAAgaattttgaatgaaaattttctaaatttgcgAGAAAGTGAGGACAACATTAGGATGATTCTGAGATTGACCTATCATCATCTGCCGACAAGCTTGCAAATTTGCTTTAGATACTGCAGTATATTTCCTAAGGAttctttgtttgaaaagaatgaGCTTATCCATGTGTGGATAGGTTCTGGGTTAATCAAGAAACAAGTATATGAAAAGCGAAGCTTAGAGGATATCGGAGAGGAGTATTTAAACCATCTAGCAAGAAAATCcctttttgatatcaaaataagcGACTATGGTTCTGACCGTAAACAACATTATGTCATGCATGATCTGTTGCATGATCTAGCTCAATTTGTCTCTTCAGGGGAATGTATGGGAGTTGAAGGTGACGGTTCCAGACAAATTCCAAAAACAATACGCCACTTATTTCTCAACAGGGTAAACAGTCGTATGATCTCCAATCTCAAGAACTTACGCAcccttattattattcattCAGACAAGGACTATGATGCAGTAGCTTTTAATGaggttctaaaagagttaaaaagcTTACGCTTACTACAAGTGAGTATAGTTGACTATAAGTTTCCCGATGAAGTTGGTAAACTCATTCACCTCCGCTACCTCTCCCTCTGGACTTTCACACAAAAGGAGGTATCTATTGTACCTCAATCTGTGT TAGACTCTATCACCGACTTTCGGGGAACTGAAATAGATGATTCGACACTGGATGGAATGAGCAATCTAGTTCAATTGAGGCTGCTAAATATTCCTGCTTTTGTAACAGCCAAGATTCCTTGGATCGGCAAAGTAACATTACTTCAGAACTTAAATTATTTCCATGTCCGTGAGGAGCGCGGCTATAATATAGATCAATTAAAAGACCTGCAAAACCTCCGAAAATTATGCATTAGGGGCCTGGAAAATGTAAGGAGTTCCGAAGAGGCTGCGGATGCCAACttgattgagaaaaaaaatcttgatgAATTGTCACTCGATTGGTCTAGGAATCGCTCTGGTGGTCTCGAGGTAGATCAGCCGCTTCTTGATAATTTAAAACCACATACCAATCTCAAGACACTTGCAATCGCAGGATACGCCGGAGTTAGATCTCCACATTGGATGACGGCGACATCTCTTTCCAATGTAACAGATATCAATCTATACGACTGTAGCAGATGGGAGAACCTCCCACCTTTTGGGCAACTTCCTTTGCTCAGGCTTCTTAATTTACAAAGCATGCGGGCTGTGAAGAAACTATGGTGCTCAAGAAGTGGTGGTGGTTGCGCCTTTCCATCACTACAGGAGCTACAATTGTTTGACATGCCAGACTTGGAGTTGTTCGAAGGTGAGCACATGTTTCCTCTGCTTAATAAATTGCTTATACATTCTTGTCCTAGCTTGAAGGGTTTACCTGCTTTGCCTCTTACTCTAAATCAACTGGAGATTAAGGAGGCCGGATTGACTTCTCTTCCGATGATGCAACAAGATTGCAGTAGCGGCCAAGGACGAGCATCATGCTCATCATCGCATCCGGCACTTTCTGAACTAAGAATTTGTGAGTGCCCCAACCTCACATCTCTAGATGGATTCATGTTGCAGCAACAATATTTTCCAGCCTTGAAGAGTTTATCCATTGAAAGATGTGAAAATCTAAGGCATTTGCCGGAAAAATTCTTCCAAAAACTTCCCTCCCTCGAGCGTTTGACTATAGAAATGTGTCCCAATCGCACGACGCACGGGATTCTAGACGATCGATTGCCCGAGACGCTTGAAAAGCCCACTCTTGTATCAAACGGCGATCTCTATCTGTCGCTACTCGAGTCATTGCCAATACTGGCCGCTATACGCTACTTGTCCATTGTTGGTTGTGCAAGCATGACGTCCTTTCCTCTGGCGGAAGTTTTTCCAAGGTTGTCGCAACTCTGCATCCGGAATTGTAAGGAACTGTCGTCAGTGGATGGGCTACAAGCTCTCCCCTCGCTTGAATCCTTGCAGATTGGAGGGTGCGACGCGCTCGTCGAGCTTTCACTGTTGCAACCACCATTAGGCGTCGCTAGTACCAGCCACACAGATATGGTGCTGCGCCCTTCAATGGATCTTTATATCGACCGGCCAGCTCTGTTGCGTCTCGAACCACTGAGAAGCCTCAGCTTTGTTAGCTCACTCAGCATACATGATGGCACCGAACTCACATCCCTCGACGAGCAATGGCTGTTGCAAAACCGAAACTCCCTTAAAAGCTTGGAAATTTTTGAGGCCTCGTCTCTTGTATCCTTACCAACCAGTATGATTGATCTTCAAGCCCTGCGTCATTTGACTATAGATGATGCTCCTTTGCTTGAGACGATTCCAGAGCTGCCCGCCTCAATGAATTCTCTAACAATTACCGGCTGTCGCCCCGAGTTGAAGGAGTACATAGAAGGCTCCCAAAAATTCGCCAATATTCGTTGGGTGCAGGTTACTGAAAAATCTCCTTACTAA